A stretch of Eleutherodactylus coqui strain aEleCoq1 chromosome 2, aEleCoq1.hap1, whole genome shotgun sequence DNA encodes these proteins:
- the LOC136612186 gene encoding immunoglobulin superfamily containing leucine-rich repeat protein 2-like — MGTFVPLFAIVGYLCLVPSTSCPAICKCLTTARSSADCSYRELTHVPEGFPENIYQLTLSANSISELNRTSFAGILKLTSLWLKYNMITTIHAGTFQFLTSLKSLDISHNQLSEFPWTDLLTLVDLELLNLNNNQLATIPFGVFNNSRGLRSLQLSNNRLYSLPEGLFDPLTSLSHVQLHNNSFHCSCSLAWLIDWIQRTLITIDRKKEIICLSPKDLMDISLDKVPDLQCRKPLEAVSDDPNWGNTLLFCKEVEVPYLIIKKDKDEQKDYNDMEVTIRKFKNGSVTVTSIKQGTAYLCRESNYTTENTGEISVTLAHHQIPDWQIVPQEKLLLLLVSGHTNSGSTVMAIPMLFWLAVFMVLCHKVS, encoded by the coding sequence ATGGGCACCTTTGTTCCTTTATTTGCCATTGTTGGATACCTATGTCTAGTGCCAAGCACATCTTGTCCAGCCATCTGCAAGTGTCTTACTACAGCCCGGTCTTCAGCAGACTGCTCGTACCGAGAGCTTACACATGTTCCAGAAGGTTTTCCTGAGAATATATATCAGCTAACCCTCTCTGCCAACAGCATCAGTGAACTAAACAGAACATCCTTTGCTGGTATTTTGAAACTTACATCACTGTGGCTAAAATATAACATGATCACTACTATACATGCTGGTACATTCCAGTTCCTCACCAGTTTGAAAAGCCTAGACATTAGTCATAACCAACTCAGTGAGTTCCCATGGACGGATCTTTTGACACTTGTGGATCTTGAGCTCCTAAACCTCAACAACAACCAGCTGGCTACTATTCCATTTGGAGTATTCAACAACTCCAGAGGTTTGAGATCTTTGCAACTCAGCAACAATCGGTTATATTCATTGCCAGAGGGTCTTTTcgatccattgacttcattgtcaCATGTACAGCTTCATAATAACTCCTTCCATTGCTCTTGCTCCTTGGCATGGCTGATAGATTGGATCCAAAGAACTTTGATCACAattgacagaaaaaaagaaattatcTGCCTATCTCCAAAGGATTTAATGGATATCTCATTAGACAAGGTACCTGACTTACAGTGCAGAAAACCACTGGAGGCAGTGAGTGATGATCCAAATTGGGGTAATACTTTGTTATTTTGCAAAGAGGTAGAAGTGCCTTACTTAATAATCAAAAAAGACAAAGATGAGCAAAAAGACTACAATGACATGGAGGTAACAATTAGAAAATTTAAGAATGGAAGTGTCACAGTAACTTCTATTAAGCAGGGTACAGCTTATCTCTGCCGTGAATCCAACTACACAACAGAAAATACCGGGGAAATTTCAGTCACTCTTGCCCATCATCAAATTCCAGATTGGCAAATAGTTCCACAGGAGAAACTTCTACTTCTTCTAGTGTCCGGACACACAAATTCAGGGTCAACAGTTATGGCTATACCTATGCTATTTTGGTTGGCTGTGTTTATGGTATTATGCCATAAAGTTTCATGA